The Cydia amplana chromosome 1, ilCydAmpl1.1, whole genome shotgun sequence DNA segment atttttagtccgTATCGCGTTACATTCCATGCTTGATACGTTCACGACAGCACGGTCATAGTATGATACTGCATGGATGGGTAGAGCCTttacgtatttttagtcactcgcgcgacgggTTTCCGAAAgctccatcatcatcatatcagctgaAAAACGTTCACTGAtggacaaaggcctccctcaACGATCTCCACAGCGGCCGGGCACACGCCGACCCCATGCAACTCCATCTTGTAGAGGACCTTCCCACGCTGCGTCTTCCGGTCCGTGGTTCCTAGAGCATATACTTGTAGGTCtccatttttaagtaggtaggtactaataacAGAGGCAAGCAGAGGTCACGttcacgatggcccagcgccgcGTCCTTAATGCACGCGCTGCGTAGGTAGTACGCGACACggcgcgtaggtacctactacgctCGTATAATAATACCTCTATAATTATGCGGATTATTTAATTTCAGCTTCAATACCAGCGAAACGCAGGGGCCTTGCTGACGAACTACCTGTTGGATCTAGGGATACTCTAGTTCTTGCTTCTGATAATCGAAAAACGAAGAAAAGGCTGGTAAGTCAATACGGTTTTGTTACTCATATtaaaaaaccgggcaagtgcgagtcggactcgcgcacgaagggtaaaaagcaaaaaaaaacggtcacccatccaagtactgaccacgcgacgtccgacgttgcttaactttgttgTCCCATACAACTTAATCTTTAATTTTATtgccccatttaaatctttattttattctgtttttaatatttgttgttatagcggcaacagaaatacatcatctgtgaaaatttcaactgtctagctatcacggttcgtgagatacagcctggtgacagacagacggacggacggacagcgaagtcttagtaatatagggtgccgttttaccctttgggtacggaaccctagggtcccgttttaccctttgggtacggaaccctagggtcccgttttaccctttgggtacggaaccctaaaaataagtttatcTCTCAGTAGTTTGAAGCATTAATTCCAAAGTTCATATTTATGCACAGCATATTATTATCTCATCTTCGGTTTAAAGGATGTATACGGCGGAATGGTAccaaataatactttttaatattaGCCTGCATCATACATACCATTgcttaaaacaaacctaatttCATCCACTTGGTAAAAGGTTCTCATACATCTTTTAATTTTTCCGCGGATGTAGTATTATGTTTGCATTGTACGAATAATGCATTTACGAGACCAAAGATTTCTACGGAGtttctttaaaattaatttggacTTGTTACAGATTACACTACAACGAAGAATGAATTGCTGAAGAAGCTCCAGAAAGTGTAATCGACTTTACTTTATTCAGCTTTTTGCCATCTTAAAACCATAGCTAGGAGTACAGAGGGAAGTAGGATATAAATAGTAAGCCTAATTCATAACTGCCATAACGAAAACTACTTAGAACACAGTTATAGGATTATTTGTATCTTGTTGAAAATGaacatattttacatgtcaagatattaggtacattttattcacaaaaagattgtcacataggtatatttatatatttatttaaaaaacacaagacAATAACAGTGACATAATCTAAACTAAAACAATGAGCATTAAAGTAATAAGTCCTCGCTGTATCACAATACTTATTcatggcacgtatttaaccggtcaactaattaattgaatttgagtagtttaaaaaaatagaaatgggtactaaaattaatagattggcaacaaaaactgagccttaaaatatatcaatatgagacAACATTTAATGCCGTTGcagcttttgtttatttttaagcaggtaccaaatatttatttggcaactgaattattatattggagaccatttatgaagcacattttaaaaagaaaacggctatctattaattaaaaaattaagttcttttaaaatattttgtctgGTCACTACACGATCCTGTTTTCTTttcaaaatgtgcttcataaatagtctccaatataataattcagttgcaaataaatatttggtacctgcctaaaaataaacaaaagctgTAATGGTATTAAAATGTTGtctcatattatatattttaaggctccgtttttgttgcctaactattaattttagtacccaTTTCTATTGTTTTAAACGTAGGTCAGGAAATGAATGCTCAAAAAACGTTGTAGAGGGAAATGctaggaacacaatttttgactccgtaactttgtttggactagttaggaggtgaacatatcaaaagtccccggctgtAGCCCCAGTGCTGGGGGGTAGAGGGGGGTAAGAAGGTCGGATTTTTCGATTTTTCATTGATATCTTGGAATGTCTTGGAAACTTTGCGTCTTAGCGACATGAATACTAAGACAAACcgaaagcttgtaaaattagtTACAAGCTTTATCCAgtcaagtttttcgatatcttgaatagtttttgagatacccGCTCTTGAAAGTTTATTcagggattttaattttatcttgATATCTACATCAGTGAAGCTGTTAGGCcatgtttggtatcattttcgtataaatcgggggtgctgaattttatttttgttgggtGGTCCACCACCATTCCTAAGAAAAAACTTTCAAGAGCggatatctcaaaaactattcaagatatcgaaaaacttgacTGAATAAAACTTGTAACAAATTTTATCAGCTTTTGGTGTTTCTTAGTAGTCATTTCGCTAAGACGCAAAGTTTCCAAGATATAagtgaaaaaccgaaaaatgagacCTTTTTTGCCCCCTCTACCCCCCCAGCACcgcggctacggccggggacttttgatatgttcacctcctaactagtccaaacaaagttacggagtcaaaaattgtgttcctagCTTTTCCCTCTATAACTTCTTATTGCTTGCCCTacctacccaaattcgattaattagttgaccagttaaatacgtgccttttgttttattcgtattAACTTGGTGATTGTACTTATGTAGCCATTCTGTGTCAGGGGTTAATAAGGGTCACATCACACAGTCCACAGCAGATCCGGcttaaagttacctacctagGCATATATAATTTCGATTCTTAAGTgtgttaggtatatataattcgGTTAGTTCCTACTTCCCTCCTacagttatatttttgtttaccttatcctatttaaatatattaaattctaagattgggtaaaaaatctttagaccaaaatatttgattttgtaaCGAGCACAGTGTATCCGTTTTTAAATTCTACCTGAATATATTTTGTACAGTTCAgtgtgtaaaaatataggtacagcaTAATTATTTGTACATTCAGTATTCAAATTGTGCAATAAgaacaaatatgtatataccaAGTATCAACttaagaaattaataaactttgttataaactcactggtgttttattttctacgataaaaaaaatgtatgagtaGGAGAGGAGTAGGATTATCAAGCGGACGGTTTTTATCGGTTTAGGAAGTCACTATTATCGATTTTTCGCAGCACTACTTTCTGTCATGTCGGTTATTATCGTTTCGAGAACTCACTATTATTGATTTTTCGCAGCACTACTTTCCATAAACTAATTGTcatttggcttaaaggtctcgtaaccaggccataaaatcccagaaaaaaaacttttcattatGTTGGTATGAATGGAACTCCGACGATAAACGTCAAACCAAACCGTTTGACAAGTACTGTCAAATAATTACGTACTATGGAGTTCCGTCTCTtagaacgtagtgattatatgctcTTTGAGTGTCAACTGTGAGCGACGTTTAAGCTTCGCGCACTTGGAACCTTAGAAcggaaaaggtttttttttttttaataaacggaAAAGGAAATCGGATTGCGTTTTTCACACAGAAAGCTTTGCAAACTTGCACTGCGTAAAGAGTTAGCGTAAAACGTCTAAAAGACGTCAAAGTGTACTCCGATAACATAACCTCTAAATCTTATTAATTATTgtaactatttaatttaaattttcaaaatgcaattaacattaaggcTGTTAGCTAACAGACATCCGTCCTTCATTGCCAGGACAGTATTTGTGAAGAACAACAACGTAGACGATGCTTGCAGGCTGGTCAACAGAATCTTGGGCAAAGAAGGCATCTTGGAGCAGTTCAGGCTAACCAGATACTATGAGAAACCTTTCCAGGTATAGTTTAGTTCACAAAtcctcttattttaaatgtcacgtTATGAAATTCCCATTTCCTAAGATTTGCTAAAAGCTCAAAATGAACgaccaatttttatttatataagttactagcgacccgccccggcttcgcgcgggttaacaaattatacataaactttcctcttgaatcactctatctattaaaaaaacgcatcaaaatccgttgcgtagttttaaagatctaagcatacatacagacagcgagaagcaactttgttttatactatgtagtgaagtaggtacattttgtttTAGACGAGACGACGGATCAACCATGAAAAGTGCAAAGCGATCTACAATGAAGATATGGAGAGGAAAATTCAATTTGTGCTCCGCAAGAACAGACATGAACCTTTCCCTGGATGCCATTGATGAACTATGAAGTTTATGTTTTCTATTAACAACAAATGCAATCTGAGAGTAGTTTATATTAGACTTTTCACTACTTATGTATACAGTTAAAGGAGAATAAAAAGCGAGTTCTGCCCTGTTTTTTGAAGTAATAATGCAAGGAAACAACAGTATTATTCACTTTGCCTATGCTCTGGTTACAGTGATTTTGTTTTCGCATTTTTTAGAGTTCCAATATGAAAGGAATGTAAATGAGGTGTTATACTAGTATGCTGATAATGCTGATATATTATAATGGAATCTAAGAATTATCCAAAATTGTTGTTAATGTTAGACCTATGATACTGATATATTTGATTTGTGTGTATTTTTAAACTACTTTTATATCTTATATCCTTatgattttatttgttgttgatagtaatacctaataatatttagCAATTAGAATgagaataatgtaaataaaacactCATAAAAAAGACAGTCATTCATTTTTGCTTATCACAAAAAAATACAGAGTTTTAGCAAAATATTTACAAGTAAATATTGTCACATTACAAAACCGaggttataaaacttataaaaatagAGCTAAGAATAATGGTAGAAGCGACTAGATACGTTCGGCGCGGAGGCGGGGCGTGGGGTCACGTGTAGTTGTAGCAGTTGTGCCGGAACTGAAACAAGCAATCAGACAAAACATTCATTGAAATATTGAAGACATCATTATTGGAATGCATTCAGTATAGTATAGTCGTACTTGTCTACATGACAGTATGATATAGACAGTGTATGTCTCTTTCAATAatgtggtgttaaaaagtgaaataTCCATAATGCGATTGCAGAaacaaatgcaattttattaACTACAGGTCTAGAATTGACTGGCAAATTAAAAATCCTGGAAGTTAAAGTGTCAAAACATTTACATTGGTGAGCCACACATACCTGTACATAGAAATGGTAGCGGTAACATCGGTGGCATGTCTTGATGCCGCAGCGGTAGCTTAAACCTCCTTGTGGCTTGCCTTTGCAGTACTTGAGACCACATGGGTACCAGTTTACACAGACCTAAAAAGAacatgtgtttttatttttgctaaagGAAACAAAATAGTACCGTCAACTGTTttttacaaaacaaatttcCGTTCATTATTCGCTTTGGCTTATTATAATAGTGCGTACGTCACGTGTAGTGATGTGCCGCCGAGAAATTACGCACTTACCGTAATTCTCAATAGtgaaaattaccgtaaattaccgagaatttacggtaacttacccatgaagtatattaaattaggattgaattttgcttacaagttttgtggttttaaagtatttaaatgttttttacattattattattctgtgttattattatttttatgttatctgacatgtggttgattggtataataATTTCTAGTCTTATTTCTCCTTATATTAGTCCCACCTCTATCTGGGTTTATATGTACGGCGGCGGAGACAAACCGCTTTATTCtgggttaccaatgttaccatagggtttaggttctgggctttcatctccctcttgatattgaactaccatgtgccgggaggtcttcgtcttcccaggaatgttgtgaggatattgtattgtattgtagcacgGGCAGATTTCCGTAACTCGACGACGGGCGCCTTTTTTTCATGACGGGGGGTGGGGGCTAGTCCAGCCAACCCAACCCCTCAAGAGGAATGGTCACCCTTCCTCCTGCTGGATCCTGAAAGAGCGACTTCGTGAGTCTTTCATTGATACCAGGCATGGCCTTTCGGCCTCCAGCCTGGTTTAGCCAGTGTGCTGTTTCTTTGTACGTTTTAGCAGCAGTGAGCGTACCTTGCTAAAGTGGTCGGGAGAATCGTTTCCGGGCCAATCGCCTCCGCACCTAATGCGGTTTGATGTAATTATATGGCTCAGGGCGATTAAGAGTGCTCTACTGTCGGATAGCATGTGGATGGAGGATCCTACTACCCTCCTTGCAGTGATGGCAGCCGCCGCATTGATGATGCCCatgcactcagcttggaataTGAGTTATGGGCTCCTAGCGGATTGGTAATGGACACGTTCAGGTCTTCTGAGAAGGTTCCAGAGTCCGACTCACTGTCTGTTTGGGGATGTCCGCTGAGGGGGATGGCCTCTTGCTGTATGTGTAGGTGAAGCGATGGAAGGTTTAGCATGCCCTGAAGGGCATGAATGGCTGCAGACTGTGAGGACTTCGTGTTTTGTAGGGATGTTTAAGAGATTTAACTGGCAAACTATCAAACGTTTCATGTGGCCGGACCGGACCATCCTAAGCCTTCTTttagtttgtcataaataaaggaCCACTCTGAAAGATCCTCTTACGTGCTCATTGCGCTATCGAGACAAGTAACAGGAGATAGAAAAGTCGAGCGCTATAAATGCAGGATCTTGAGGGCCATCAGGAACTATTTTGATCCGTTAGTACCCACACAGTACAAAAATGCACTTTccacgtgttttatttttactgcggtaactgggtacattgcaaacccagctgataagcgtttacctgtttacaatataacagcctacttaacttaaaataaacacgcgacgtaataaaattgtatcttaaaacacacttgttgtaatggaagtcattacaaatcaaactttaccttacacatcaatgcttgcttacatatgatattgaaatataatatctgggagaccgagcagctttgctcggaaaacatataaaagctcaaaaatcagcgttttcccagaaataagacctagctagatcgatttttcgcccctgaaaacccccatatagcaaatttcatcgaaatcgttggaaccgtttccgagatcccagaaatatatataaataaatatataagaattgctcgtttaaaggtttaagatatgtttttttagattacacaacattttgaattaggtatttaaaatcactGTCATAACTATGAGatgaattttatacatttaagctaaaataataaagaactcactttatttttcgttatgcaagtttgattcaacctactttcattaaaaacacttaattcgcacatcaaatgaaacttattaaacattagtaaaataatgtaatattattgtgtatttaatctctaacatctaattacatacatcattgaattcattgataaaagttaaaatttctctTAGAAAAATTACCCGAGTACATTCGCGGGGAAGATTGCCCGTAATTTACggcggtaatttacggtaattttggtaataaactagttcctcttgccagattattttgaaaatttctatacaaattgtattacctaaataagaatcaattctgtaaaaaaaagtttaaaaaaatttaaacttagaccactttctcgataattacccgtacggagaacgttaccgcgaaagttacccgacgattctctctgttctcgtaatttacggtaacggcacatcactagaCACGTGGCATTGAACGAATAAGTATGGATAAGAGCATTGGTCGCTTATCGGCATCTCACTATTCACACTGTATATCAACAGAGATAGAATAAGTATGTCAAAGGAAGAGGCGTATCCTACAGCAAACAGGAGCTGCTTTCtcaagccccgtctccatatcgcgcggcaaatcaTCGAACAtaggctcgcgcggcagccgcgcgcaatggataccaggctgccgcgcgagccaactcgatgcgcccggtatccattgcg contains these protein-coding regions:
- the LOC134654111 gene encoding small ribosomal subunit protein bS21m; protein product: MQLTLRLLANRHPSFIARTVFVKNNNVDDACRLVNRILGKEGILEQFRLTRYYEKPFQTRRRINHEKCKAIYNEDMERKIQFVLRKNRHEPFPGCH